TTGAACGACCCGCAGAAAACGCACTTGCGGCCCCGCTCAAAGTTGGCCGCACACCCGAAAACCCTCGAACCCCCTATAACCATGCGCCTTTCCTCCTAGCACATGGTTACGAATCGCCCTAATTACCTTAACTAATATGGCGGTTTTCGGCGGGTTGGCAGGCCGTCGGATAGCCGGTATAACCGTTGGACTCCGGGCGCCGCCTCGAAGGCGCTCCAATCAAATTTTTTATTTTTTGCGGGAGGATGCCATGCTGAAAACCCTGAAATTCGGAATAGCCGCCGCCGTCGCCGCGATCGTCCTTGCGCCGCTCGGCGCGGACGCGCAACAGCAGAAGAGCCTGTCGATCGCCACCGGCGGCACCGGCGGGGTCTACTACCCCATGGGCGGCGGCCTCGCCAACGTGCTTTCCAAGTACGTGCCCGGCTGGCAGGCGACGGCGGAAGTCACCGGCGGCTCGGTCGCCAATCTCCAGCTAATCGGCGCCAAGAAGGCCGAAATCGCCTTTTCGATGGTGGATGCCGGCCTGGACGCGCTCAAAGGCGAAGACAAGTTCAAGGACAAGCCGGTCGAGATCCGCACCCTGATGGTGCTCTATCCGAACCGGATGCACGTGGTCAGCATCGAGGGCACCGGGGTCAAGACCATGAAGGACCTCAAGGGCAAGCGCGTGTCGACCGGATCGCCCGGCAGCGCGACCGAAGTCATGGCTTTCCGCGTGATCGAGGCCGCCGGCCTCGACAAGGACAAGGACATGAAGCGCGAACGGCTCGGCGTCGCCGAGTCCGTCAACGCGATCAAGGACAAAAAGATCGACGCCTTCTTCTGGGTCGGCGGCCTGCCGACGGCGGCCGTCGCCGACCTCGGCGCGACGCCGGGCGTCAAGATCCAGATGATCGATCACGCCGACACGGTTCCGGCCATGAACAAGAAGTACGGCAATCTCTACGCCCCGGACACCATCGCCAAGAACGTCTACGGCGGCATGGAGAAGGACAACCAGGTCGCGACCGTGTGGAACGTGCTGATCGCGCACAAGGACATGTCCGACCAGGACGCCTACACCATCGTCAAGACCATCTTCGACCGCAAGGCCGACATGGTCGCCGTGCACAAGGAAGCCGAGAGCTTCGACGTCAAGAATCAGCCCGGCCGTTCGCCGATCCCCTTCCATCCCGGCGCCAAGAAGTACTTCGCCGAGAAGGGCGTGAAGCTCGACTGAAGGACGTTCGATCCGGCGCGCCGCCCGCTTCGCACGACGAGGCCGGCGGCGCGTCTCGTTTCCGGTGATTGACGCCGCATGAGCGATCCGCAATCCGTCGCCGCCCCCGACGACGTTCAGCACAAGATCGAAGAGCTGATCGAAGCGGAAGAAGGCGTTCACAACCGCTATCGGGGCTGGATGGCGGCGTTCCTGACCGCGCTCGCGGTCGGCAGCACGCTTTTC
This window of the Rhodospirillales bacterium genome carries:
- a CDS encoding TAXI family TRAP transporter solute-binding subunit, with amino-acid sequence MLKTLKFGIAAAVAAIVLAPLGADAQQQKSLSIATGGTGGVYYPMGGGLANVLSKYVPGWQATAEVTGGSVANLQLIGAKKAEIAFSMVDAGLDALKGEDKFKDKPVEIRTLMVLYPNRMHVVSIEGTGVKTMKDLKGKRVSTGSPGSATEVMAFRVIEAAGLDKDKDMKRERLGVAESVNAIKDKKIDAFFWVGGLPTAAVADLGATPGVKIQMIDHADTVPAMNKKYGNLYAPDTIAKNVYGGMEKDNQVATVWNVLIAHKDMSDQDAYTIVKTIFDRKADMVAVHKEAESFDVKNQPGRSPIPFHPGAKKYFAEKGVKLD